The proteins below come from a single Nocardiopsis gilva YIM 90087 genomic window:
- a CDS encoding dihydrolipoamide acetyltransferase family protein encodes MVQQGVQEFRLPDVGEGLVDAEILQWYVQPGDEVKVNQMICEIETAKAAVELPSPFAGTVTELLVEAGETVEVGTPIIRVSDGSGGAAPEAPAAEEAVAARAEEEEKGEEEKEKPLVGYGEKAAPTQRRRRKRPQGAAVPAAEAPAAPQAPATPAPAQAPQAAPSTEQSAALNGGATHVLAKPPVRKLAKDLGVDLRAVTPTGPGGLVTREDVHRHSEAAAPAPAPAVPAPAEAPEAAEAAEAPAASVSGEFAAREQRIPIKGVRKRTAAAMVNSAFTAPHVTEFLQVDVTKTMKAVRKLRERREFADTKVSPLLLVARALLTAVRRNPEVNASWDEQAQEIVVKNYVNLGVAAATERGLVVPNIKDAGTKPLPDLARELQRLTDTARAGKTTPADMTGGTITITNVGVFGVDAGTPILNPGEAAILAFGQIRDMPWVHKGKLKVRKVTTLSLSFDHRLVDGELGSKVLRDVGAVLEDPETVALAWG; translated from the coding sequence ATGGTTCAGCAAGGAGTTCAGGAGTTCCGCCTGCCCGATGTGGGTGAAGGGCTCGTCGACGCCGAGATCCTGCAGTGGTACGTGCAGCCCGGCGACGAGGTCAAGGTCAACCAGATGATCTGCGAGATCGAGACCGCCAAGGCCGCCGTGGAGCTGCCCAGCCCGTTCGCCGGGACCGTCACCGAGCTGCTGGTGGAGGCCGGGGAGACCGTCGAGGTCGGCACCCCGATCATCCGGGTGTCCGACGGGAGCGGCGGTGCCGCGCCGGAGGCTCCTGCGGCGGAGGAAGCCGTCGCGGCCCGCGCCGAGGAAGAAGAGAAGGGGGAGGAGGAGAAGGAGAAGCCGCTGGTCGGCTACGGCGAGAAGGCCGCGCCCACGCAGCGCCGTCGCCGCAAGCGTCCGCAGGGTGCGGCGGTTCCGGCAGCGGAGGCTCCCGCCGCCCCGCAGGCCCCGGCGACACCCGCCCCTGCGCAGGCGCCGCAAGCCGCGCCGTCGACGGAGCAGTCGGCCGCCCTCAACGGCGGTGCCACCCACGTCCTGGCCAAACCGCCCGTGCGCAAGCTCGCCAAGGACCTCGGTGTGGACCTGCGTGCGGTCACGCCCACCGGGCCCGGCGGCCTGGTGACCCGCGAGGACGTGCACCGCCACAGCGAGGCGGCCGCCCCCGCACCGGCCCCGGCCGTTCCGGCCCCCGCCGAGGCGCCCGAGGCGGCCGAGGCGGCCGAGGCACCGGCGGCGTCCGTGAGCGGGGAGTTCGCGGCACGCGAGCAGCGCATCCCGATCAAGGGCGTGCGCAAGCGCACCGCCGCGGCGATGGTGAACAGCGCCTTCACCGCCCCGCACGTCACCGAGTTCCTGCAGGTCGACGTCACCAAGACGATGAAGGCCGTGCGCAAGCTCCGGGAGCGCCGCGAGTTCGCCGACACCAAGGTCTCCCCGCTGCTGCTGGTGGCCCGCGCCCTGCTCACCGCCGTACGGCGGAACCCCGAGGTCAACGCCTCGTGGGACGAGCAGGCCCAGGAGATCGTGGTGAAGAACTACGTGAACCTGGGGGTCGCGGCGGCCACCGAGCGTGGCCTGGTCGTGCCCAACATCAAGGACGCGGGCACAAAGCCGCTGCCCGACCTCGCTCGCGAGCTGCAGCGGCTCACCGATACCGCCCGTGCGGGCAAGACCACTCCGGCCGACATGACCGGCGGCACCATCACCATCACCAACGTCGGCGTATTCGGCGTCGACGCGGGCACGCCCATCCTCAACCCGGGCGAGGCCGCGATCCTGGCGTTCGGTCAGATCCGCGACATGCCGTGGGTGCACAAGGGCAAGCTCAAGGTCCGCAAGGTGACGACGCTGTCGCTCTCCTTCGACCACCGCCTCGTCGACGGCGAACTGGGCTCGAAGGTCCTGCGCGACGTCGGCGCGGTCCTGGAGGACCCGGAGACGGTCGCCCTGGCCTGGGGCTGA
- a CDS encoding CPBP family glutamic-type intramembrane protease, with the protein MTDRPPATTADRPGWSARAWSLAIVGYLLSFGFSIAVAVSILVGAPMEIDLPAPAALTLVLATFAIGFVVAPTALLLAHRWLYLSGTELGLRGDSLWRAIGAAGAAYLAMKLGFEVLYLFPAWPTPAPSTELWRAFVTEVHGGVVEEPLLLALPMAIMTRLGWSWPTQLLVLVVLRTPFHLYYGPQALALTLVWMAGFLLVYRQVSLLWPFMAAHLVYNLANFPPIPVLLRVGVSVAITIIGAVAVVHWIAGLRRGRRTASHPGSSA; encoded by the coding sequence ATGACCGACAGACCTCCAGCGACCACCGCTGACCGGCCCGGATGGTCGGCCCGCGCCTGGTCCCTGGCGATCGTGGGCTACCTGCTCTCCTTCGGCTTCTCCATCGCCGTGGCCGTCAGCATCCTGGTCGGCGCCCCGATGGAGATCGACCTCCCGGCTCCGGCGGCGCTCACCCTGGTCCTCGCCACGTTCGCGATCGGCTTCGTCGTCGCCCCCACCGCACTCCTGCTGGCCCACCGTTGGCTGTATCTGTCCGGCACCGAGCTGGGGCTGCGCGGTGACTCCCTGTGGCGCGCCATCGGCGCGGCCGGCGCCGCCTACCTGGCGATGAAGCTCGGGTTCGAAGTGCTCTACCTCTTCCCCGCCTGGCCGACGCCCGCGCCCTCGACAGAGCTGTGGCGGGCGTTCGTCACCGAAGTGCACGGCGGCGTTGTGGAGGAACCGCTACTTCTGGCCCTGCCCATGGCCATCATGACCCGTCTGGGCTGGAGCTGGCCGACACAGCTGCTGGTGCTGGTCGTGCTGCGCACGCCCTTCCACCTCTACTACGGCCCCCAGGCGCTCGCACTCACCCTGGTCTGGATGGCGGGGTTCCTCCTCGTCTACCGCCAGGTCTCCCTCCTGTGGCCGTTCATGGCCGCCCACCTGGTCTACAACCTCGCCAACTTCCCGCCCATCCCAGTGCTGCTGCGCGTCGGCGTGAGCGTGGCGATCACCATCATCGGTGCGGTTGCCGTCGTGCACTGGATCGCGGGTCTTCGGCGTGGTCGCCGGACCGCCTCCCACCCGGGGTCATCGGCCTGA
- a CDS encoding Mut7-C RNAse domain-containing protein: MTLTLRFAAELRFFLAPRHRAGVVRLDHDDTASLGHIVQSLGVPLTEVGTLRIRGREVGADHRPRPDDLIDVGVPALPQPLPVWPPRFVLDVHLGTLARRLRLVGVDTAYPDDFDDDTLIDLANAEQRVLLTRDRGLLFRRCLRMGAHVRAHAPDAQLTEILERFNPPLQPWTRCLACNGRLNGVAKAEVTDELMAGTRATYDTFSRCTSCGQVYWPGAHHQRLQRIVERARRAVAS; encoded by the coding sequence ATGACCCTCACGCTGCGCTTCGCCGCGGAGCTCCGGTTCTTCCTCGCGCCTCGGCACCGTGCTGGCGTGGTCCGCCTTGACCACGACGACACCGCCAGCCTCGGCCACATCGTGCAGTCCCTGGGTGTCCCCCTGACGGAAGTCGGCACCCTCCGCATTCGCGGCCGCGAGGTCGGCGCTGACCACCGCCCCCGTCCCGACGACCTCATCGACGTCGGGGTGCCCGCTCTCCCGCAGCCGCTCCCGGTGTGGCCCCCGCGCTTCGTGCTCGATGTGCACCTCGGGACCCTGGCCCGGCGTCTCCGCCTTGTCGGCGTCGATACCGCCTACCCCGACGACTTCGACGACGACACCCTGATCGACCTCGCCAACGCCGAGCAGCGCGTCCTGCTCACCCGCGATCGCGGCCTGCTCTTCCGCCGCTGCCTGCGTATGGGAGCACATGTCCGCGCCCATGCCCCCGACGCGCAGCTCACCGAGATCCTGGAGCGCTTCAATCCACCGCTCCAACCATGGACCCGCTGCCTGGCCTGCAACGGTCGGCTCAACGGAGTCGCCAAGGCCGAAGTGACCGACGAACTGATGGCGGGCACGCGTGCCACGTACGACACCTTCTCCCGCTGCACGTCCTGCGGCCAGGTGTACTGGCCCGGTGCCCACCACCAGCGGCTGCAGCGCATCGTCGAGCGCGCCCGGCGCGCCGTTGCCAGCTAG